A region of the Antedon mediterranea chromosome 4, ecAntMedi1.1, whole genome shotgun sequence genome:
TTGGCAGTGGATAAAAGGTCTGAACATTCTTCTTTCTTTGATTCTGGTATGTAACCTTATTCCGTGCTTCTGCAAGCCTCTCATTGGCTGCTTGCAGCATCTTCGTGTCCAACGTTGCCTTCTCAACCACAACCTGCGCTTGTCGCATAAGTTTACGATGCTCAAGGTATCGCAGGACTAACTCGGATTGATGGCGATGCCGTTCTTTTTCGGCTTCAGTAAAGTCTTGTACATTTTGTAGATCTTCTTCCCTCTTGGCTGTCTTGTCATGTTGCAACAATGCATTTGAAATTGATGTATGTTGTCCATTGAACTCAACTAAAAACATCCTATCAGATTTTAATTTATGCGTAAAACTTTGTGAACGTGTCAAGACAGCTTTTCTTTTCTTCAACGCTTTTTTCTCTTGTAAAAGCTGTTGTTCTCTTTGCTTAGCCATATCTGCTTGGTCTTTATCATTCTTTTGAATTGCTTGCTGCCTTTTTTCTTCAAGAATTGTTTTAGCGCGAAGTTTACCTTCCTCTCGCTGTTCTCTCAAACCTATCACATAGTCCATTCGTGCATTGGCTTTTTCCATACGAGTTCTATCTTTGTAGGCTTGCTGAACAGCACGCAAACACGACATCCCCATCGTACCTTGTACACGCGCAAACAACCTTTGATCAGCTGTCATTGGTTTTCTTCGCAATTTCTTTTTCGGTGTTGTGCATTTATTTTCTATAAACGTTTTGTTAGCTTCGCGTACATCTCTGCCAGCTTCTCTTCTTGACTCCAAAAGCTCTTGATATTTGTCAACATCTACTATTGCTGATTTCATTCCCGATAACCGGAATTTTATACGTGGTTCTTCATCTTCTTCATTGTCGGAAAATATGGGCGATAACTGCCGATCTCGTAGTAGATCAGTATCTGATAATGGCCCAAGCATCTGTTTAACGGTTTTAAACACCTTTCGTTTAGTGTCTTTGTTTTTCTCCAACTTGCGAGGTATCATGGTTGCATCGGTGGCAAGTGTTAATTTTGATAATATCTCAATTTGGGTCTCATCTGGTACGTTTGTTTCCATGACAATCCCGTCAAGCGGGTTGTCTAATGTGAACTGTGAGTTTTCTTGAAGTTTTGTGAGGTCAATTAGTATGTTTTTCCTTTTTCTGTGAGTAGGAGATACTGTTGCCTGAACATTCAACTGAAAGAAAGAGAAACAAAATCAGTCAGTATTATTTTAGAGGGTCCAGAAAATtggtaaattaaaaataactattGACTATTCATTTACAGTAATAGGTTTATTTCTCCTCCtcttatttttatgtaacaaaataaaaggaTCAGTCAGTATTATAGAGTAGACAAAGGGTCCAGAAattgttaaaacatttattttctcttCTTTGTTTCAtgcaacaaaacaaaaagagagTCAAAAAACCAAAACTAAATTGTTAAAAACCCCACAATGAACCTAGGGTGGTTGTGGAGGGATAATGATGGATTTAATGATTGtatgcattttaataataataataatatcaaacatTTACAAAGCGCTCTTTTAGTCTCACAtcacaacattaaaaaaataactattgaAATAGGTGAGTTTCAGGAGAGGTTTGAATTGAAAAGGCGAAGAAGTTAAACTGATATTTTgaacaataacattaacaacatagCAAACCTCTTGTTGAATGACTTCTCCATCTCTGTGGCTCACTGATGAATCATCACCAGAAGGAATCAATGTTGAATCAATTGAACCTGGTCTTCTGTTCACCAGATACGTGTCATAATCAATACCAAGACTTTCAGGTGCAGTGGCCTCTGAAGGAGGATTGGTTGGCACTGTCACCTCAATCTCTCTACTTGGAGGTTTACTGGTGCTGGTGGGTCTCTGTTTTGTTGGTGAGGTGATCCTTATCGGAGGTGCCACCCATTTGAGGCCTTTGTATTTTCTCCAGCATCGCTGAATACAAACGGCGCCCCTATTGACAGAAAAATATAACAATGCAAATGTAAATTTCctttaaactttatgtgacaaaaaaatgtgatgatatcatatcactacaatgtgggcatatcactacatcacactttttttgtcaaactagtttgatagtgtagacagagctttaacaatAACATAGTGTTTTTCATAACATGGCAAGCAACAACATTCAAGTTATTGAATCCAACAGTCATTCTGTGCAGGCTTATGTTTCTGAAGGTGTGCAGAATGACTTTTTTAAATaggcattttttaaagatggcCTTCATTTTGTGATGGgcttaaagcccccttccctacgtttttgaGATGTAATTTAAGAttacaaactatatttaatgtaaaaataatactatatggtcctattgcgataacttttttcgtctttaaacggttaaaaatgtgaaaaataagtcgattctaataattatagcggcccgctataaatcccaaaatgcattgcgcgcggattgatatttttgttttccccctgtaattcgcccactttttgatcgatcgtgaggccaaaacaaatggaagactcctaacttttcagcgaaaataccgggttttccccaatttgtatcaacggagtctggcaaaaatagaaagacaattaatgcagcaactatacaacgtcaggctaggtatatagctagcgtacgatgttcgtacgttaccgatgtttaccagctaggcctacaaaactaagcctagctaggctaggcctaagaccgtccacgagaggtcgatcgccgcgagctacttaggtagtgcattgtttctcacttttcatcataatttaccataaaacgtacatttaagacaaggaatgacatggtttaatgtttttaaagtgatatatatgtattattttccaaaaaacgtccaaaattgcagggaaggggtctttaactttCAAACTTTCAAAAATGAATTTTcgtttaaaatgaatttttattcaaaatgaattCTTATGAGAAAAGCTATGTGGAAGAAGTGAAAATGAAACAATTTCTTACCATACACGGTTGTCAGACACTTTTTTGAAACTGCGTCTTGCAATGATTCCACGAATAAACTTCTGAATGATGAGGACAGGGCTATACTTGGCCTGAATCAAGGACACGTGTCTCAACActtgtttaatattattgagTTCATCTGTAAGTGTTGGCTCCTAAAAGATATTCAGGAATGATTTAAGGTCTGATTTCTTtcccatatacagtatattgtaatatttattgtcGATTATCTGTATTATTCGTACAGTGGAGGTATATCGTCGTCCATCAATAATTTGTCTAGTATCATTTTGTGTCACATGTGATACCTGTATCATAGACCATACATAGTGAAGgggtcacatgtgatacatattaatacaatattacagttTGCCATGTGGATTGACAGTCCAGATAATCATTTACATGAAATTTGAATGAGAGTTAGGtgctctgactacactatcaaactagtttgacaaaaacgtgtgatgtacccaaatatgtagtgctatgacatcatcatgtccatatataggcacatcacattttttgtcagtGTAGACAGAGACTTACCGTTGGAAGTGGTAGCATTGGGTTGTACTTAAAGTTTACATGCATTGTCTGAAAGTTCCCTCCAAAAATTGCATCTTCAATTATTTCTTCATCTGATATCACATGATAATCTAAAGCACGAAGACTCCAAATACTACAAAACaagtatatatacaaaaatatttatcaaaaaaatgataatgatttaaaattaaaaaataattcatatgtttatattttaaacaagcCTTGTATTGTGGAGAAACAATATTTACAGTgcacttaaatttggtatcataCATCACACCTACAGCACACCTGAATGTGTTGAGAAGTGAAATTTGTTGCAcacataaaattataaacaattattcaaattgttataaaacataaataatcatgaatattcattacctGTTGACAACATGATGTCGATAACTTTTCTTAAGACTGATTGGCGTATCATACAACGTAAGCAACTCTAACTTTTGAGCAGCCCCAATATTATGTACGCAGTCCAGTCTGCTAATGCTGTTATTATGTAGGTATAGAACCTTTAGTGAGGAGAGTGAGTGCCAGAAATCTGGTTTTGGCAATGTTGTTATCTGCAGGAAAAAATGCATATTGTGATTTTCAGAAGAATTAGCAGTTACGATATTGTTAATGTCATCAttttatcaatcaatttattcagataagattcagattcagataatatttatttagataataatgaatgaatatatacaaaatagaaaaaagatattaaagtgaacatagataaagcagtaattggtagtcattttGGCATCTATTTGTCATTTATTACCTGAGATGACATTCACAATTACTATTATCACATGTAACTATCATTTCATCATTTCAATCAGACAGCTTACTACTCTAAACCCTTTCAAGACTCAGTTGAAGTCTTTCCCTTTTAAAACAAGGTTTCATTAATTTCAATTCTCGTCTATTTTATGTAcagtgcattgagagcttgcttaaataagaatgaactattattattgtaggtaatttatttttctattttgtcgATGATTTGACTTTTTTCTTGATATTGATGTTGATAACTTTTAGGATAGAATTGTTTTGatacttgtttttttgttaatgttttaacTTTGTATGAAACAAGCACCATTATTTCAACTAAAGTAATCTTATCTTCATCTTTATCATCATAACTTAACTAACGTTATCACAATCACAAAAAACAGTTATTTACCTGGTTGCTATGCACATCAAGTTTAACGAGAGCTTTGCAGTAAGCGAGGCAATCAATTGATGTGATGTAATTATTTGCCAGACTGCAAATTGTAAGCCTCTCACAAAGGTGAATCTGACCCACATCTCGTAGGTGTACCCCTACCAATTTGATCACTTGGACATTGGCAAGACTATCGCCCTTCACTGGACAGTACCTGCTCTCTAGATACTGCCGGTTTGGTGAGACAATGTAACCCTCGGCTTCGGCTTGGCGCAGGAATCCTTCATTTCGTTCCTTCTTCAATAACGCACTAAGTCGAAGTGGTTTCTGCTGCTCAAACACCCAGGATGAAATCAGATGTCTATCGGGAAGTGAcaacattttttgtattttgcgtttttacaaaaacattgtCACATCAGACCAGTTCAAAATCATTAAATCTcaatttattattcttgtcaTCTTTCATGATAAAAGCTAACCTGcaatattatatgaaatattaattattattaataaatcataaatGATGATTTAATAAACTTAATTTGTTAGTGCATGCATATTATTGCAGTGACTAATTAATTGTATGACAAAACTACTTATACTACTATAGCTTCCTCAGAtgtagacctaggcctagcagAAATAGGCATACATAAACGGGACAAACCTATCCCATCatgctagctaggctagagaggcctagctagtagggtAGGCCCAGTCGTGCATTATGAAGTCTACTCCCGAGTctactctctctctctctttctcctCCTACGTACCTttagactaggctaggccttactAATACTATTACTAGCCGACTTAATTACTTAGtacatggagtaaagaatactCCATGCTTACTCTTTAGTACAActtgatattataatataatgattgATAGGAGGACGTCGTCTACTAACTAAACTATAGAGAGTAGAGTATAGAAATTAGTATACTctactctagctaggcctactaaagtaCTAACCACACTAGCTAAGCTGCTCAGTCAGCCTGCAATATAATGCTTCTTATTTGCTTAttacatataaataaacattcatttacttgcttttttcaatattattcATCAATTAAAGTTCGATCAACAATCTCAAAATCTCTGCTTCCTTCTTTGTTGCCACGTCTCGGTTGGTTGAATGACTGTTTCCCTAGTAACATCAAAACAATAACATAGACTAGACACTACGTCATACAGGATTTTAGATTGCGTCTTCATTACTTTTTTTTGGTACCTGGATAATGGCGGGAAAAGAATATGATCAGTActtcaataaaatattacatttttaacatttgtataatttcaaataaaattaaatgaaaaacaatggAAGTTTTGATTAATATCAAAATAggtattattttgtaataaataaatggtACAGTcgaataaaaataaagtaaaaaacaatataataatatggagCTCTGCCTTATGATATAACAGTTAACACAACATACCTTTTCTAAGAAATATTCTAACCAGTCAATTAACCATATTcaattcataaacattcattatttgttttatatactatatttttctgaTCAGTAATTTTACAAACAAGATCACAAAAAGAGAGTAAAAAGAATCTGGATAGCGCCATCTACGAGCACAAacttattctttaaaaaatatggcAAACCCAGTCAAGCGCGAATTGTGAAATAAGTATGTT
Encoded here:
- the LOC140047155 gene encoding uncharacterized protein; this encodes MLSLPDRHLISSWVFEQQKPLRLSALLKKERNEGFLRQAEAEGYIVSPNRQYLESRYCPVKGDSLANVQVIKLVGVHLRDVGQIHLCERLTICSLANNYITSIDCLAYCKALVKLDVHSNQITTLPKPDFWHSLSSLKVLYLHNNSISRLDCVHNIGAAQKLELLTLYDTPISLKKSYRHHVVNSIWSLRALDYHVISDEEIIEDAIFGGNFQTMHVNFKYNPMLPLPTEPTLTDELNNIKQVLRHVSLIQAKYSPVLIIQKFIRGIIARRSFKKVSDNRVWGAVCIQRCWRKYKGLKWVAPPIRITSPTKQRPTSTSKPPSREIEVTVPTNPPSEATAPESLGIDYDTYLVNRRPGSIDSTLIPSGDDSSVSHRDGEVIQQELNVQATVSPTHRKRKNILIDLTKLQENSQFTLDNPLDGIVMETNVPDETQIEILSKLTLATDATMIPRKLEKNKDTKRKVFKTVKQMLGPLSDTDLLRDRQLSPIFSDNEEDEEPRIKFRLSGMKSAIVDVDKYQELLESRREAGRDVREANKTFIENKCTTPKKKLRRKPMTADQRLFARVQGTMGMSCLRAVQQAYKDRTRMEKANARMDYVIGLREQREEGKLRAKTILEEKRQQAIQKNDKDQADMAKQREQQLLQEKKALKKRKAVLTRSQSFTHKLKSDRMFLVEFNGQHTSISNALLQHDKTAKREEDLQNVQDFTEAEKERHRHQSELVLRYLEHRKLMRQAQVVVEKATLDTKMLQAANERLAEARNKVTYQNQRKKNVQTFYPLPKTATDPVLPPVRQEGKPDRWNTVIDMFDGHVGTHPTTVHS